The Scomber scombrus chromosome 5, fScoSco1.1, whole genome shotgun sequence genome window below encodes:
- the LOC133980939 gene encoding heat shock protein beta-7-like codes for MASLTSSRRSSSSYRSSSRYSTSSSYRSEGSLGGSSDSLDPLFEPFLESTGNSSLFGEEGPGGPNCLAPFSRHSISSYGHTGGVVTGGVQCLEDSYYMSADVSHFEPHDVVVMAYNHHVVIHAEKVMDDGSISATFTHKSLFPEDMDPLSVCGTLNPDGILVVSVRRISTSGGLEPLGVPTYRSEAHL; via the exons ATGGCATCACTGACATCCAGCCGCAGATCCTCCTCATCTTACCGTTCGTCGTCCCGTTACAGCACCTCCAGCTCCTATCGGTCTGAGGGATCACTGGGTGGGTCGTCGGATTCTTTGGACCCACTTTTTGAGCCCTTTCTTGAATCGACAGGTAATTCCAGTCTGTTCGGAGAAGAGGGCCCCGGGGGGCCCAACTGTCTGGCTCCCTTCAGCAGGCACAGCATATCCTCCTATGGACACACTG GTGGCGTGGTTACAGGCGGGGTGCAATGTCTGGAAGACAGCTACTACATGTCAGCTGACGTCAGCCACTTTGAACCGCATGACGTCGTGGTGATGGCTTACAACCACCATGTTGTTATTCATGCTgagaag GTTATGGATGATGGAAGCATTAGTGCCACATTCACCCATAAGTCCCTGTTTCCGGAGGATATGGACCCCCTTTCAGTGTGTGGGACCCTAAACCCTGATGGCATCCTGGTTGTGAGCGTCCGCCGGATCTCCACGTCGGGTGGGCTGGAGCCCTTGGGTGTCCCCACCTATCGCAGTGAAGctcacctttga